A genomic segment from Luteolibacter ambystomatis encodes:
- the pheA gene encoding prephenate dehydratase, with the protein MNLDDIRKQIDAIDTDLLDLLNRRADLVHEVGVVKKRDGLQIYAPEREELVLRRLIEKSQGRLPEKSIRAIYREIMSAALALEDDLKIAYLGPEGTWTHQAAIKKFGHSVNYSPQPNFADVFDQVARRRADYGVVPIENSTEGAVSHTLDLFVDSPLHICAQILMRIENGLMASIPREEIKTLYSHPQVFGQCRSWILKNFPDADLVEVSSTTKAAQLARDNAAQGAAAMGGPLAAEMYGLTMLEEAIQDRATNTTRFLVIGEKTCPPTGNDRTSILFAIQDKPGSLVSALQAFDQFHINMSKIESRPSKRKDWEYIFYVDLAGHCEDKEVAAAIGELHTHCSLVKLLGSYPDTGE; encoded by the coding sequence GTGAATCTCGACGACATCCGCAAGCAGATCGACGCCATCGACACCGACCTGCTGGACCTTCTCAACCGCCGTGCCGACCTCGTCCATGAAGTGGGCGTGGTGAAAAAGCGCGACGGCCTCCAGATCTACGCCCCGGAACGCGAGGAGCTGGTGCTCCGCCGCCTGATCGAAAAGAGCCAGGGCCGCCTGCCGGAAAAATCGATCCGCGCGATCTACCGCGAGATCATGTCCGCCGCGCTCGCGCTGGAGGATGACCTGAAGATCGCCTACCTCGGCCCGGAGGGCACGTGGACGCATCAGGCGGCGATCAAGAAATTCGGCCACTCGGTGAACTACTCGCCGCAGCCGAACTTCGCGGATGTCTTCGACCAGGTCGCGCGCCGCCGCGCCGACTACGGCGTGGTGCCGATCGAGAATTCCACGGAAGGTGCGGTATCCCACACGCTCGATCTCTTCGTGGATTCCCCGCTGCACATCTGCGCGCAGATCCTGATGCGGATCGAGAACGGGCTGATGGCCTCCATTCCGCGCGAGGAGATCAAGACGCTGTACTCGCACCCGCAGGTCTTCGGCCAATGCCGCTCTTGGATTCTGAAGAATTTCCCGGACGCCGATCTTGTCGAGGTTTCCTCCACCACCAAGGCCGCACAGCTCGCCCGCGATAATGCCGCGCAGGGTGCCGCCGCGATGGGTGGCCCGCTGGCCGCGGAAATGTACGGCCTCACCATGCTGGAGGAGGCGATCCAGGACCGCGCCACGAATACCACGCGCTTCCTGGTGATCGGGGAAAAGACCTGCCCTCCCACCGGCAACGACCGCACCTCGATCCTCTTCGCCATCCAGGACAAGCCCGGCTCGCTGGTCAGCGCGCTGCAGGCCTTCGACCAATTCCACATCAACATGTCGAAGATCGAGTCCCGCCCCTCGAAGCGGAAGGACTGGGAATACATCTTCTACGTGGACCTCGCCGGCCACTGCGAGGACAAGGAAGTCGCCGCCGCCATCGGGGAACTGCACACGCACTGCTCGCTGGTGAAACTGCTGGGATCGTATCCGGACACGGGGGAGTGA
- a CDS encoding glucan biosynthesis protein: MYPRTAFLFSCLLIHSAAAAEAPLHRAEAERLAGQPYAPGWTPPTEFTKALTYDQMRGIHIKRQGWLFNDSQVQVEPLLAGSFNSKGLRIGLLEGGEVREVPFSAALFEFPSGMAAPQDKDLSGFKGFRVHGAPRTGANSYEQFSFGGASYFRGHPEGFNYGLSARGLILRRDGKEEFPMFERFVFEKPEDGSSVMVWHALLNGPSATGAFRFTSRPGNPHVMEIQADLFPRSGVAWSDLGVGLAGFSSMYWFSPADARRTADFRGRVHDSEALAIDAEDGSRLWRVLGNPAKVRTSVFPVHGLRGFGLVQRDRTFDAYQDDTARYERRTSAWVEPQEGMTAGEVKLVEIPTRGEYDDNIVASFTPELPAGSREPLHVAYRLLWCEDAPAAKGPRVVQTRTGRLPDKSGITLLAVDFATSLPVASLKPEVELPAGVEQRFTYLKAMPDGKTVRLHLGVVPKAGEATTGEIRAGLLHDGTRTGETWAYPWTGGVEAAP; encoded by the coding sequence ATGTATCCACGCACTGCCTTCCTCTTTTCCTGCCTGCTCATCCACTCCGCAGCCGCCGCGGAAGCCCCGCTCCACCGTGCCGAGGCGGAGCGGTTGGCCGGGCAGCCTTACGCTCCCGGCTGGACCCCGCCCACGGAGTTCACCAAGGCGCTCACCTATGACCAGATGCGCGGCATCCACATCAAGCGCCAGGGGTGGCTCTTCAATGACTCCCAGGTGCAGGTGGAGCCGCTGCTGGCCGGCAGCTTCAACAGCAAGGGACTGCGGATCGGCCTTCTGGAAGGGGGCGAAGTACGAGAGGTGCCGTTTTCCGCCGCGCTCTTCGAATTCCCGTCCGGGATGGCCGCCCCACAGGACAAGGACCTGTCCGGCTTCAAGGGCTTCCGCGTGCATGGCGCACCTCGCACCGGGGCCAATTCCTACGAGCAATTCAGCTTCGGCGGCGCGAGCTACTTCCGCGGCCATCCGGAGGGCTTCAACTACGGGCTGAGCGCGCGCGGGCTGATCCTGCGGCGCGATGGCAAGGAGGAGTTCCCGATGTTCGAGCGCTTCGTCTTCGAGAAGCCGGAGGACGGAAGCTCCGTGATGGTCTGGCACGCGCTGCTGAACGGCCCGTCCGCCACCGGTGCCTTCCGCTTCACCAGCCGCCCGGGAAATCCGCATGTGATGGAGATCCAGGCGGACCTGTTCCCGCGCTCGGGTGTGGCGTGGAGCGATCTCGGCGTGGGCCTCGCCGGGTTTTCTTCGATGTACTGGTTCAGCCCCGCGGACGCGCGCCGCACGGCGGATTTCCGCGGCCGGGTTCATGATTCCGAGGCACTGGCGATCGATGCGGAGGATGGCTCACGGCTGTGGCGGGTGCTGGGAAATCCGGCGAAGGTGCGCACCAGCGTGTTTCCGGTGCATGGCCTGCGCGGCTTCGGGCTGGTGCAGCGCGACCGGACCTTCGATGCCTATCAGGACGATACGGCGCGCTACGAACGCCGGACTTCCGCCTGGGTGGAGCCGCAGGAGGGCATGACCGCCGGAGAGGTGAAGCTGGTGGAGATCCCCACCCGCGGCGAGTATGACGACAACATCGTGGCCTCTTTCACACCGGAGCTGCCCGCCGGTTCCCGCGAGCCGCTGCATGTCGCCTACCGCCTGCTGTGGTGCGAGGACGCACCCGCCGCCAAGGGGCCGCGGGTGGTGCAGACACGCACCGGCCGCCTGCCGGACAAGTCCGGGATCACGCTGCTGGCGGTCGATTTCGCCACCAGCCTGCCGGTCGCATCCCTGAAGCCGGAGGTGGAACTGCCTGCCGGAGTGGAGCAGCGTTTCACCTACCTCAAGGCAATGCCGGACGGGAAAACGGTGCGGCTCCACCTGGGCGTGGTGCCGAAGGCGGGTGAAGCCACCACCGGCGAGATCCGCGCGGGCCTCCTCCATGATGGCACCCGCACCGGCGAAACCTGGGCCTATCCCTGGACCGGTGGAGTCGAGGCGGCCCCATAG
- a CDS encoding sulfatase family protein, with amino-acid sequence MKFPFLPALLLASAPLAHAAPPNVVILYADDLGYGDISCNGATAVRTPNIDRLAKEGLKFRAGYATASTCTPSRFSLMTGKYPFRQNGTGILPGDAALIIPTGQPTLPSVLKAAGYRTAAVGKWHLGLGGKGGIDWNKPVSPGPNQVGFDHSFIMPATADRVPCVYMEDGRVVGLDPADPIKVSYRHRLEGEAPPLEKDQRKVQSDPQHSMGFVNGVGRIGHMTGGTKALWKDEDMSATFCKQAVDFIRASKDKPFFLYYACHNIHVPRVPGPQFVGKTSMGPRGDSIVEADWQVGEVLRVLDELKLADNTLVILSSDNGPVVNDGYLDQSVVKLGDHKPAGPWRGGKYSNYEGGTRVPFLVRLPGRVKPGTTSDAMVSQVDLARSLAKLAGASVAADAFPDSKDVLPALLGESPTGREEIVGLGSQVTLRRGSWKYIPATGGKKASTPDQLYDLATDPGEKTNLAATKPEEIKQLAARLKEITSKVTPREPVTEE; translated from the coding sequence ATGAAGTTTCCGTTTCTCCCCGCCCTCCTTCTGGCCTCCGCCCCGCTCGCGCACGCCGCGCCACCGAACGTGGTGATCCTCTATGCCGATGACCTCGGCTATGGTGACATCTCATGCAATGGTGCCACCGCCGTGCGGACGCCGAACATCGACCGGCTCGCGAAGGAAGGCCTGAAGTTCCGTGCGGGCTACGCCACGGCCTCCACCTGCACGCCCTCGCGCTTCTCGCTGATGACCGGGAAATATCCCTTCCGCCAGAACGGTACCGGCATTCTCCCCGGAGACGCGGCGCTGATCATCCCCACCGGCCAACCCACCCTGCCCTCCGTGCTGAAAGCCGCGGGCTACCGCACCGCCGCCGTGGGCAAGTGGCACCTCGGCCTCGGCGGCAAGGGCGGCATCGATTGGAACAAGCCCGTCTCGCCCGGCCCGAACCAGGTCGGCTTCGACCACTCCTTCATCATGCCCGCCACCGCCGACCGCGTGCCGTGCGTCTATATGGAGGATGGCAGGGTGGTGGGTCTCGATCCCGCCGATCCGATCAAGGTGTCCTACCGGCACCGGCTGGAAGGCGAGGCTCCGCCGCTCGAAAAGGACCAGCGCAAGGTACAGTCCGATCCGCAGCACAGCATGGGCTTCGTCAATGGCGTGGGCCGCATCGGTCACATGACCGGTGGCACGAAGGCGCTGTGGAAGGACGAGGACATGTCCGCCACCTTCTGCAAGCAGGCGGTCGACTTCATCCGCGCCTCGAAGGACAAGCCGTTCTTTCTCTACTATGCCTGCCATAATATCCACGTCCCCCGCGTGCCCGGCCCGCAGTTCGTGGGAAAAACCTCCATGGGTCCGCGCGGCGATTCCATCGTGGAGGCGGACTGGCAGGTCGGCGAAGTCCTGCGCGTGCTGGACGAGCTGAAGCTGGCGGACAACACGCTGGTGATCCTCTCCAGCGACAACGGCCCCGTCGTCAACGACGGCTACCTCGACCAATCCGTGGTGAAGCTGGGCGATCACAAGCCTGCGGGCCCGTGGCGCGGTGGCAAGTATTCGAATTACGAAGGCGGCACCCGCGTCCCCTTCCTCGTGCGCCTGCCCGGCAGGGTGAAGCCCGGCACCACCAGCGATGCGATGGTGAGCCAGGTGGATCTGGCACGCAGCCTCGCGAAGCTCGCGGGCGCATCCGTGGCAGCGGACGCCTTCCCGGACAGCAAGGACGTGCTCCCGGCGCTGCTGGGCGAGAGCCCCACCGGCCGCGAGGAGATCGTCGGCCTCGGCAGCCAGGTCACGCTGCGCAGGGGCAGTTGGAAATACATTCCCGCCACCGGTGGCAAAAAAGCCTCCACCCCCGATCAACTCTACGATCTCGCCACCGATCCCGGCGAGAAGACCAACCTCGCAGCCACCAAGCCTGAAGAGATCAAACAACTCGCAGCACGGTTGAAGGAAATCACCAGCAAGGTGACGCCCCGCGAGCCGGTCACGGAAGAGTGA
- a CDS encoding AraC family transcriptional regulator gives MAGYRHIGLMVESLSGYGNKILTGISRYASRKPDWRMAFFDRERKELAELVGSWQGDGIICTAVEPRFAEAAKTRKLPIVNVTSRLIDPAFINVVPDDLEIGRMAAKFLLSRGFKSFAFVRNRDNTRFSFDRGRGFAEVIHGTDSTSLATLSITSDADDELAAWLGNLPRPLAVLSSTDRIGAMVLEACWQRGFKVPEEVAVLGVGDYSQLCDLCSPTLSSLDIDLERRGYEAAQWLDRVLQGEAAPKEPHLIPPAFVVERRSTDVYAFEDEDVAKALRFIRDHASETIKAGDVVAATTISRRSLEGRFNLLVGATLHDEIWRAHTDLAQRLLTSSSLSLQEVAERSGFRTASALVSHFRKKFGITPKEYRNANRG, from the coding sequence ATGGCAGGTTATCGTCACATTGGACTGATGGTGGAGTCGTTGAGCGGCTACGGGAACAAGATTCTCACCGGCATCAGCCGCTACGCCTCGCGCAAGCCGGACTGGCGGATGGCCTTCTTCGACCGCGAGCGCAAGGAGCTCGCCGAGCTGGTCGGCTCCTGGCAGGGCGATGGCATCATTTGCACGGCGGTGGAGCCGCGCTTCGCCGAGGCCGCGAAGACCCGCAAGCTGCCGATCGTCAACGTGACCTCGCGCCTCATCGATCCGGCGTTCATCAACGTGGTGCCGGATGACCTGGAGATCGGCCGGATGGCGGCGAAGTTCCTTCTTTCCCGAGGTTTCAAGTCGTTCGCCTTCGTGCGCAACCGCGACAACACGCGCTTCTCCTTCGACCGCGGCCGCGGCTTCGCGGAGGTGATCCACGGCACGGATTCCACCTCGCTGGCCACGCTGTCGATCACCAGCGATGCCGATGACGAACTGGCCGCCTGGCTCGGCAACCTGCCCCGTCCGCTGGCGGTGCTGAGTTCCACCGACCGCATCGGCGCGATGGTACTGGAGGCCTGCTGGCAGCGCGGCTTCAAGGTGCCGGAGGAAGTCGCGGTGCTCGGGGTGGGGGACTACTCCCAGCTCTGCGACCTGTGCTCGCCCACGCTCTCCAGTCTGGACATCGATCTGGAGCGCCGCGGCTACGAGGCCGCGCAATGGCTGGACCGGGTGCTGCAAGGCGAGGCCGCGCCGAAGGAACCGCATCTCATTCCGCCCGCCTTCGTGGTCGAGCGGCGCTCGACGGACGTGTATGCCTTCGAGGACGAGGATGTGGCGAAGGCGCTGCGCTTCATCCGCGACCACGCCTCGGAAACGATCAAGGCCGGAGACGTCGTGGCGGCCACCACGATCTCACGGCGTTCGTTGGAAGGGCGCTTCAACCTGCTGGTGGGTGCCACGCTTCACGATGAAATCTGGCGCGCGCACACGGATCTCGCACAGCGGTTGCTGACGTCGTCCTCGTTGTCGCTGCAGGAAGTGGCGGAGCGCTCCGGCTTCCGCACCGCGAGCGCCCTGGTCAGCCATTTCCGGAAGAAGTTCGGCATCACGCCGAAGGAGTACCGGAATGCGAACAGGGGGTAG